The proteins below come from a single Triticum aestivum cultivar Chinese Spring chromosome 5D, IWGSC CS RefSeq v2.1, whole genome shotgun sequence genomic window:
- the LOC123120537 gene encoding protein OCTOPUS, with translation MKRQRWSCDVRGRSTLWALFHQDDRERVRDGTAFDAFPVSSSAAAAALPTEFHQLPSARPCVPEIFLEDEIVMAESSDEITPVVELVLVVDTSGEMKTEAYGSGEVKAMKDHIDLESSQPKKPPPMDLKEIAGSFRLAASVFSKKWHKWRRKQKLKKEEAAGSKAVAAAMPPSEKPSKPSFLQRSRLHGEAGSEFAGGRRSCDTDPRFSLDAGRMSVDDVGLSWGGPRASWDGYLFGAGAGIGLGRAPPPLSRLPPILSALEDSPASVVERSDGQIPVEDDSQPEPDGDANTPGGSAQTRDYYMDTPSRRRRSLERSGSVLTRSFEVPDPKPALAAAAITNATVSPLTGNSEFYHFHHAEDLLDQRFSSNSLVEDFPVTLDAAFPGPAKKPRRLGKAWSFWGFIHRRGSPSDAADRAFSEPWPELRVRGYSNAGMQRCNSNASARSSFSSNSAGLGSSRRCFDDGHGSVKRRQEDQCVLERNRSARYSPGHHADNGMLRFYLTPLRSASGRRGATGLPANGGRHLRSQSFARSMLRLY, from the coding sequence ATGAAGCGGCAGCGCTGGTCGTGCGACGTGCGCGGGCGCAGCACGCTCTGGGCGCTCTTCCATCAGGACGACCGCGAGCGCGTCCGCGACGGCACAGCCTTCGACGCGTTCCCCGTCTCGTCCTCCGCCGCGGCCGCGGCGCTCCCCACCGAATTCCACCAGCTGCCGTCGGCTCGACCGTGCGTCCCAGAGATCTTCTTGGAGGACGAGATCGTTATGGCCGAGAGCTCTGACGAGATAACTCCGGTGGTGGAGCTCGTCTTGGTTGTCGACACCTCAGGAGAGATGAAAACCGAAGCTTATGGGTCCGGGGAGGTCAAGGCCATGAAGGATCACATAGATCTCGAATCTTCGCAGCCCAAGAAGCCGCCGCCCATGGACCTGAAGGAGATCGCCGGGAGCTTCCGGCTCGCTGCTTCGGTCTTCAGCAAGAAGTGGCACAAGTGGAGGCGCAAGCAGAAGCTCAagaaggaggaggcggccggcagCAAGGCAGTGGCCGCAGCAATGCCGCCGTCGGAGAAGCCATCCAAGCCCTCCTTCCTTCAGCGGAGCCGCCTTCATGGGGAGGCAGGCTCGGAGTTCGCGGGAGGCCGTCGTTCGTGCGACACGGACCCAAGATTCTCCCTTGATGCTGGCCGCATGTCTGTCGACGATGTAGGTCTATCCTGGGGCGGGCCCCGCGCGTCCTGGGACGGCTACCtcttcggcgccggcgccggcattGGCCTTGGCCGAGCGCCTCCGCCGCTGTCACGGCTCCCGCCCATCCTCTCCGCGCTCGAGGACTCACCTGCCAGCGTGGTGGAACGCTCCGACGGCCAAATTCCTGTGGAAGATGACTCGCAGCCCGAGCCCGACGGCGACGCCAATACCCCCGGAGGCTCGGCGCAGACGCGAGACTACTACATGGACACGCCGAGCCGGAGGCGCCGGAGCCTGGAGCGGTCAGGCTCCGTGCTGACAAGGTCGTTCGAAGTGCCCGACCCAAAGCCAGCCCTTGCAGCGGCCGCCATCACCAATGCCACGGTGTCCCCGCTGACCGGCAACTCAGAGTTCTACCACTTCCACCATGCCGAAGACCTGCTCGACCAACGGTTCAGCTCAAACTCTCTCGTCGAAGACTTCCCGGTGACCCTAGACGCCGCGTTCCCGGGCCCTGCCAAGAAGCCACGGCGTCTAGGCAAGGCGTGGAGCTTCTGGGGCTTCATACACCGCCGGGGCAGCCCGTCCGACGCCGCGGACCGCGCGTTCTCGGAGCCGTGGCCGGAGCTGCGCGTCCGCGGGTACAGCAACGCCGGGATGCAGAGGTGCAACAGCAACGCCAGCGCGCGCAGCTCGTTCAGCAGCAACAGCGCCGGCCTGGGCAGCTCGCGGCGCTGCTTCGACGACGGCCACGGCAGCGTCAAGCGGCGACAGGAAGACCAATGCGTGCTGGAGCGGAACCGCAGCGCTCGGTACTCGCCGGGGCACCACGCCGACAACGGCATGCTGCGGTTCTACCTGACCCCGCTGCGGAGCGCCAGCGGCCGGCGCGGCGCCACCGGGCTGCCGGCCAACGGCGGCCGGCACCTGCGGTCGCAGTCGTTCGCGAGGAGCATGCTCCGGCTGTACTGA
- the LOC123120538 gene encoding E3 SUMO-protein ligase SIZ2 isoform X1 translates to MEPESADDAALAGCKDKLKHFRIKELKDVLHLLGLSKQGKKQELVDKILTILSDQQDQVSQLNGLTKKPAVEKETVLKIVDETFRKLHSPANSAAASPNQIDSGQSVKPKKKLNGSAQKDVNVRCPCGSSIANGSMIKCDNPQCNVWQHVGYVIISEKSAESVPQELPSSFYCDICRINKADPFWVTINHPLLPTSIAPSKIATDGSYTIQYLEKTFPLSRANREMLQKAEYDIQVWCILLDDQVPFRMQWPLHSDMQINGVQVRVVNRQPTQQLGANGRDDGPVLTEYCKEGPNKIVLSRSDSRMFSLGVRIAKRRSLQEVLNLVPKEHDGEKFDHALARVRRCVGGGAEADNADSDSDIEVVADRVSVNLRCPMTGSRIKIAGRFKPCVHMGCFDLEAFVELNQRSRKWQCPICLKNYSLDDIIIDPYFNRITSLIQSCEDDVSEIDVKPDGSWRVKGGAELKDLTRWHLPDGALSVATNIGSKINTSIVKHEIKEESLSDQLGSRIKLGIRKNNNGKWEITKRGDVNSTQSSDGDHAEHFKNGNFITPTSNNDHEDTEDLEPGQYDYPMSNVHDLDSSPIDEHVPAVSREQDIIVLSDSDDDNVTVLSPNALNSSSADDTGVPFTPNPPETKGTSEEQPGGGLDEASYLMFSEDFDDLGQLSFWQYPSNPQDHPGLQLTNNLGEVQNNTANHQPLHEPVAAAANLLEHGHNNCIDESQASIASNCVTAKKASQKRRNPEDEITALDASAMDDDLPGERPGGPLSPARQQRSVRPRLVLAIDSDSE, encoded by the exons ATGGAGCCGGAGTCCGCCGACGATGCGGCGCTCGCCGGTTGCAAG GACAAGTTGAAGCACTTCCGAATAAAAGAGCTAAAAGATGTCCTGCATCTGCTTGGACTTTCAAAGCAAGGAAAGAAGCAG GAATTGGTGGATAAAATCTTAACAATACTATCTGATCAACAAGATCAAG TATCACAACTGAATGGCTTAACAAAGAAACCGGCGGTTGAAAAAGAAACCGTGTTGAAAATAGTTGATGAAACCTTTAG GAAACTGCACAGTCCTGCAAATTCTGCTGCAGCCTCACCAAATCAGATTGATTCAGGACAAAGTGTAAAGCCTAAAAAAAAGTTAAATGGTTCTGCTCAAAAGGATGTCAATGTCCGTTGTCCTTGTGGTAGCTCCATCGCCAATGGATCCATGATAAAG TGTGATAATCCACAATGCAATGTCTGGCAACATGTTGGTTATGTTATCATATCCGAGAAGTCTGCAGAGAGTGTTCCTCAGGAATTACCTTCCAGCTTCTACTGTGACATCTGTCGAATAAATAAGGCCGATCC TTTCTGGGTCACTATCAATCATCCATTACTTCCAACATCAATAGCTCCTTCCAAAATAGCGACTGATGG GTCATATACTATACAGTATCTCGAGAAAACCTTTCCATTATCAAGAGCTAATAGGGAAATGCTACAGAAAGCCGAATATGACATTCAG GTTTGGTGTATCCTTCTTGATGACCAAGTTCCTTTCAGGATGCAATGGCCTTTACACTCAGATATGCAAATTAATG GTGTTCAAGTCAGGGTTGTTAATCGGCAACCTACACAGCAGTTAGGGGCCAATGGTAGAGATGATGGTCCTGTA TTAACGGAATATTGCAAAGAAGGACCTAATAAAATTGTTCTATCTAGAAGTGACTCCCGCATGTTCTCTTTGGGTGTTAGAATTGCCAAGAGGAGGTCTCTGCAAGAG GTCCTAAATTTGGTGCCGAAGGAACATGATGGCGAGAAGTTTGATCATGCCCTTGCTCGTGTGCGGCGTTGTGTTGGTGGTGGAGCTGAGGCAGATAATGCTGACAGTGATAGTGATATTGAGGTTGTGGCTGACAGGGTCTCTGTGAATCTCCGATGTCCG ATGACTGGTTCAAGGATTAAGATAGCTGGCAGGTTTAAACCCTGTGTCCACATGGGTTGCTTTGATTTAGAAGCTTTTGTGGAACTTAATCAACGTTCACGGAAG TGGCAATGCCCAATTTGCCTGAAGAATTATTCTCTGGACGACATAATCATTGACCCATATTTCAACCGGATCACTTCACTG ATCCAAAGCTGTGAAGATGATGTATCTGAAATTGATGTCAAGCCTGATGGTTCCTGGAGAGTTAAGGGTGGAGCTGAACTGAAGGATCTTACGCGGTGGCATTTACCAGATGGTGCTCTCTCTGTAGCCACCAACATAGGGTCCAAGATCAACACGAGTATTGTAAAGCATGAGATTAAAGAGGAGTCTCTGTCTGACCAGCTGGGCTCCCGTATCAAGTTGGGAATTAGAAAAAACAACAACGGCAAGTGGGAAATTACGAAGAGAGGGGATGTTAACTCGACACAATCTTCTGATGGTGACCACGCAGAGCACTTTAAAAATGGAAACTTTATTACTCCTACAAGCAATAATGATCATGAGGACACTGAAGATTTGGAACCAGGACAATATGATTACCCTATGAGCAATGTACATGATCTTGATTCTTCTCCTATAGACGAACATGTCCCTGCAGTATCAAGAGAGCAAGATATAATAGTTCTGAGCGACTCTGATGATGATAACGTCACGGTGTTGTCTCCTAATGCTTTGAATTCCAGCTCAGCAGATGACACTGGAGTTCCATTTACACCCAATCCACCTGAAACTAAAGGAACGTCTGAGGAACAACCTGGAGGTGGTCTAGATGAGGCTTCATATCTTATGTTCAGCGAAGATTTTGATGATCTGGGACAACTCTCATTTTGGCAGTATCCTTCAAATCCCCAGGATCATCCTGGCTTACAGTTGACAAATAATTTAGGTGAAGTGCAAAACAATACTGCCAACCATCAACCTCTGCATGagccagtagcagcagcagcaaacCTACTGGAACATGGACATAATAATTGCATTGATGAAAGCCAAGCATCGATTGCAAGTAATTGCGTTACTGCCAAGAAAGCGTCTCAGAAAAGGAGGAACCCTGAGGATGAAATAACAGCTTTAGATG CTTCAGCTATGGATGATGACTTGCCTGGGGAGAGACCTGGTGGTCCTTTGTCACCGGCTCGGCAGCAAAGGTCAGTTCGACCAAGATTGGTACTAGCAATCGACTCAGACTCTGAATAG
- the LOC123120538 gene encoding E3 SUMO-protein ligase SIZ2 isoform X2, producing MIKCDNPQCNVWQHVGYVIISEKSAESVPQELPSSFYCDICRINKADPFWVTINHPLLPTSIAPSKIATDGSYTIQYLEKTFPLSRANREMLQKAEYDIQVWCILLDDQVPFRMQWPLHSDMQINGVQVRVVNRQPTQQLGANGRDDGPVLTEYCKEGPNKIVLSRSDSRMFSLGVRIAKRRSLQEVLNLVPKEHDGEKFDHALARVRRCVGGGAEADNADSDSDIEVVADRVSVNLRCPMTGSRIKIAGRFKPCVHMGCFDLEAFVELNQRSRKWQCPICLKNYSLDDIIIDPYFNRITSLIQSCEDDVSEIDVKPDGSWRVKGGAELKDLTRWHLPDGALSVATNIGSKINTSIVKHEIKEESLSDQLGSRIKLGIRKNNNGKWEITKRGDVNSTQSSDGDHAEHFKNGNFITPTSNNDHEDTEDLEPGQYDYPMSNVHDLDSSPIDEHVPAVSREQDIIVLSDSDDDNVTVLSPNALNSSSADDTGVPFTPNPPETKGTSEEQPGGGLDEASYLMFSEDFDDLGQLSFWQYPSNPQDHPGLQLTNNLGEVQNNTANHQPLHEPVAAAANLLEHGHNNCIDESQASIASNCVTAKKASQKRRNPEDEITALDASAMDDDLPGERPGGPLSPARQQRSVRPRLVLAIDSDSE from the exons ATGATAAAG TGTGATAATCCACAATGCAATGTCTGGCAACATGTTGGTTATGTTATCATATCCGAGAAGTCTGCAGAGAGTGTTCCTCAGGAATTACCTTCCAGCTTCTACTGTGACATCTGTCGAATAAATAAGGCCGATCC TTTCTGGGTCACTATCAATCATCCATTACTTCCAACATCAATAGCTCCTTCCAAAATAGCGACTGATGG GTCATATACTATACAGTATCTCGAGAAAACCTTTCCATTATCAAGAGCTAATAGGGAAATGCTACAGAAAGCCGAATATGACATTCAG GTTTGGTGTATCCTTCTTGATGACCAAGTTCCTTTCAGGATGCAATGGCCTTTACACTCAGATATGCAAATTAATG GTGTTCAAGTCAGGGTTGTTAATCGGCAACCTACACAGCAGTTAGGGGCCAATGGTAGAGATGATGGTCCTGTA TTAACGGAATATTGCAAAGAAGGACCTAATAAAATTGTTCTATCTAGAAGTGACTCCCGCATGTTCTCTTTGGGTGTTAGAATTGCCAAGAGGAGGTCTCTGCAAGAG GTCCTAAATTTGGTGCCGAAGGAACATGATGGCGAGAAGTTTGATCATGCCCTTGCTCGTGTGCGGCGTTGTGTTGGTGGTGGAGCTGAGGCAGATAATGCTGACAGTGATAGTGATATTGAGGTTGTGGCTGACAGGGTCTCTGTGAATCTCCGATGTCCG ATGACTGGTTCAAGGATTAAGATAGCTGGCAGGTTTAAACCCTGTGTCCACATGGGTTGCTTTGATTTAGAAGCTTTTGTGGAACTTAATCAACGTTCACGGAAG TGGCAATGCCCAATTTGCCTGAAGAATTATTCTCTGGACGACATAATCATTGACCCATATTTCAACCGGATCACTTCACTG ATCCAAAGCTGTGAAGATGATGTATCTGAAATTGATGTCAAGCCTGATGGTTCCTGGAGAGTTAAGGGTGGAGCTGAACTGAAGGATCTTACGCGGTGGCATTTACCAGATGGTGCTCTCTCTGTAGCCACCAACATAGGGTCCAAGATCAACACGAGTATTGTAAAGCATGAGATTAAAGAGGAGTCTCTGTCTGACCAGCTGGGCTCCCGTATCAAGTTGGGAATTAGAAAAAACAACAACGGCAAGTGGGAAATTACGAAGAGAGGGGATGTTAACTCGACACAATCTTCTGATGGTGACCACGCAGAGCACTTTAAAAATGGAAACTTTATTACTCCTACAAGCAATAATGATCATGAGGACACTGAAGATTTGGAACCAGGACAATATGATTACCCTATGAGCAATGTACATGATCTTGATTCTTCTCCTATAGACGAACATGTCCCTGCAGTATCAAGAGAGCAAGATATAATAGTTCTGAGCGACTCTGATGATGATAACGTCACGGTGTTGTCTCCTAATGCTTTGAATTCCAGCTCAGCAGATGACACTGGAGTTCCATTTACACCCAATCCACCTGAAACTAAAGGAACGTCTGAGGAACAACCTGGAGGTGGTCTAGATGAGGCTTCATATCTTATGTTCAGCGAAGATTTTGATGATCTGGGACAACTCTCATTTTGGCAGTATCCTTCAAATCCCCAGGATCATCCTGGCTTACAGTTGACAAATAATTTAGGTGAAGTGCAAAACAATACTGCCAACCATCAACCTCTGCATGagccagtagcagcagcagcaaacCTACTGGAACATGGACATAATAATTGCATTGATGAAAGCCAAGCATCGATTGCAAGTAATTGCGTTACTGCCAAGAAAGCGTCTCAGAAAAGGAGGAACCCTGAGGATGAAATAACAGCTTTAGATG CTTCAGCTATGGATGATGACTTGCCTGGGGAGAGACCTGGTGGTCCTTTGTCACCGGCTCGGCAGCAAAGGTCAGTTCGACCAAGATTGGTACTAGCAATCGACTCAGACTCTGAATAG